One Hemitrygon akajei unplaced genomic scaffold, sHemAka1.3 Scf000099, whole genome shotgun sequence genomic window, GAGCTAACTCTTGTGTGCTTAAATACTGAGTTCTGAGTTGAGGCATCTAACAGCTTGTCCACTGTCtcttcccatggaagatgttcaacagaaacacaaggagactctgcgggcacaaactgaaacactgagagtgaacacgatcctgatgacggagaaggtgaaggttttccagctggttgatcgatacgctgagctcacggtcatttctactgttcgagatcggaaaCTGGTGGAAcgtgagctgctggcaagaggcagagtccacgaggagtggagagaaagAAATCTCAGTGGACTCCTGCAAAAACTCCGGACGGATCAgctgttccagagcagcttttctcAGAGTAAATCCGaatctgggagttcggcagcagtggccggagtcccagggatcggaaaaacaacaatggtacaaaagattgtttatgactgggccacagggaaaatataccaacaattccagttcgtcttcagtttcaaattccgggatttaaacaccATTAACTGCAGAACAAATctgaaggaactgattctggatcagtatccttactttgggaatatcttgagagaagtctggaagaacccagagggattgctgtttatattcgatggtttggatgaattcaatgacacaATTGATTTTTctgacagtcggagagacacAGAACCTCAGTCCACATGCACTGATCCAgaattcaagtgcaaggtgtctgacattgtgtacagtttaatccagcacaagctgctcccagggtgttcagtgctggtgaccacccgccccactgcgttacatttattggaaaaggcagagatcAGTGTCTGGGTTGAAATaatgggatttgttggtgaggaacggaaggaatatttcttcaggcattttgaagatcagacggtggcggaagctgttttcaaacatgtgaaagagaacgagatcctgtacaccatgagctacaacccctcctactgctggatcctcgctctgacactcggccccttcttcacacaaagagtcagggacccacagcgagttcccaagaccatcacccaactgtactcctactatatttacaacatcctgaaaaaccacggtcgtgagattgagaacccccgtgatgtgttactcagggttggtcagatggccttcagaggagtgtctgagaggaagattgtgtttacagatggagatttgatcaagttcaatctgcagccttcccagttcctgtccgggttcctgttggagcttttggagagagaggattctgcccggagcgtggtgtacacattcccacacctcaccatccaagagtttgtagctgcagttgcACAATTCCTGATCCCAGATGGCAGAGATATTAcgaaactcctcactgaagcccactgCGTGAAGGATGGGCGGTTTGAGGTATTTCtctgttttgttgctggtctctcctccccaatgacaactcggggcctggaggagtttctgggtccatttcctcatcaaacaacctgccgggtgattgactgggtgaaggaggaggttaaacgctggagtggaaacacagagagtgaagctggtaaaaggagcctcctgaacacaatgcactacctgtttgagtctcagaatcgtgtgCTGGCTCAAGagacactgggatctgtggaaacactttcattcagtggaaggACTCTGACCctgattgactgcgcggtcctgtctcatgtcatcggactctgtgatacaataaaacacctcgacctggagaactgccacattcagtgtgaaggaatccagcggctgggacccgggctgcacaagtgccaggagttgaggtaacttgatttatctctcactctgaactgtgaaactgtctcattgtgttgtttcaatgtaaaggaatttcggtaaatttgtagtaaatcagattgtgaagaattgtgacaaatgcctacagtcagtaattccccaaggacaggaggtttctgtggttccttgtgaagggatgttggagacttcatcagatcagggAACAACGGctattggtttaatggtagtaaatcacaggaatggccgtgtttctcactgcctgtgacacgtccattgacaatgttccttctcactgttactgacacccagaccgacactgactgcagcaggtgggtcagagattcactcCCTCTTcctggtgagggacaagagaccgtcagcagactgtcgcagtgagaaggaaagaaataccattatgagattgtcctcacctgccattccccgtgtgtgactttgctcacttccAGATACGCAGAGAGCGAGGGCGCATCTCCTCTGGGGCtttgttcagacccaacacacacgtacaaaaaaatttctgcatcctctcgtcttgtaggattatcgtttTCCCTTGGAATCCTCCAGTGAGACCTctcatcccaatcccccttccattctttggaatctcgcccctatccccattcctcctgtgggctctctattactctttcctcatcttcctgtgggatgtcttttccacacaacccccccccccccccccgtgagatttatcttccccatcccccttcctcgtgggatcactcttccccatcccccttctttgtgggatctctcctccccatccctcttcctcctgtgagatctctcttccccatccccttcctcatgtgggatttctcttccccatcccccttcctcctgtgggatctctttgccccatctctcttccccatcccccttccacttgtgagatttctcttcccaatcccacatcctcctgtgggaactctcttccacatccctcctcctcctggccaatctctcaaccccttcccccttcatactgtttaatctctctctatatacaccttcctcccatgggatctctcttccacattcccATGCCGTctctgggatctcccttccccatccccttcttcctgtgggttctctcttccctatcccccttcctcctgtgggatctctcttccccatgcctcatcctgctgtgggatctcccttccccatccccttcttcctgtgggttctctcttccccatcccccttcctcctgtgggatctcgcttccccatccccttcctcctttgggatctctctaccccatcccccttcctcctgtgggatctctcttccccatcccccttcctcctgtgggatctcgcttccccatctccttcctcctttgggaactctcctccccataaaatcatagaacactacagcacagaaaacaagccatttggtccttctagtctgtaccaaaaccttattccgctagtcctattgccctgcacccagtccataaccgaccagtcctctcccatccatgtatctatccaatttattcttaaagcttaagagtgagtccacattttccacatcagatggcagctcgttccacactctcaccaccctctgagtgaagaagttcctcctaatgctccccctaaacctttcccctttcacactGAAGCCACGTcttctcatatttatctctcctaatctatgtggaaagagcctattcgcatttaccctgtctataccctcataattttgtaaacctctatcaaatctcccctcattcttctatgctccaaggaataaagtcctaacctgttcaatctttccttgtaactcaactcctgaagacccagcaacatcctagtgaatcttctctgcagttTTTCaaccttactgatatccttcctatagttaggtgatcagaactgcacacaatactccaaatttggcctcaccaatgtcttatacaacctcaccataatatttCAACTCCAAAACTCAACTTTGATTTGTTAATGCCAGGGtggcaaaagccttctttacaaccctgtctacctgtgacgccatttTCAGGGACTTATGTGTctgaacccccagatccctttgttcctccgcactcttcagtgtccttccaaaatggaacacctcacacttgtctgcattaaattccatctgccattttctggcccattcttccagttggtccagatccctctgcaagctttgaaagatttcctcgctgtccacaatgcctccatcttagtgtcatcagcaaacctgctgatccaatttatcacattatcatctagatcattgatatagacaacaaacaacaatggtcccagcacagatccctgagacacaccactagtcacaggcctccagtctgagaggcaatcatctactaccactctctgtcttctcccgcacagccaattcgaatccagtttacaacctctccatggatacctagtgtctgaacctttagaactaacctcttatgtgggaccatgtcaaaggccttacaaaaGTCAATGTAGACGACATCCACAGCCTTTTCTTCATATGCATTCTtagtaacctcctcgaaaaacactacaagattcatgaaacatgatctaccacaaacaaagccatgctgactatctttacTCAGCCTTTGgctgtccaaatccttgtatatccgatctctcagaacaccttccagtaatttaccgactactgatatcaggcttactggcctgtaattacttggtgtaattttggagccttttttaaacaacggaacaacatgaactcccctccaatcctccggcactgcacccgtggctgaggacattttaaatatttatgccagggcccctgcaatttctacactagtctctctcaaggtctgaGAAAATATCATTTCAGGCCCGGAGATTTATCTACCattattcactgtaaggcagcaagcagctcctcctctttaatctctatatgttccatgacactactctttgtttcccttAATTCCATAtctgctatgccagtttcctcagtaaacactgatgcaaaagAAAACTGTTTAAGATGGCCCCCATCTTGTGAGGCTCCgaacatagacgaccactctgatcatcTAGGGGatcaattttgtcctttactatccttttactcttaattaacttgtagaaacctttcgggtttaccttcacattacctgccaaagcaacctcatgtcttctttttgccttcctgatttccttctttagtattcccttacattttctatactcttcaagtatctcatttgttccttgttgcctatacctgctaaacacctacttaaccagatcaccaatatcccttgaaaaccaaggttccctatgcctgttaactttcactttaatcctggcaggaacatgcaaactctgcactctcaaaatttaacCCTTGAAGgcattccacttactgaacacatccttgccagaaaagaacttatcccaatccactcttcccagatcctctctcattgatttagaaaactttcctgaacacatttgacaaactccacaccatctaACCCTTTCTGAGAGTGGGAGTccccgtcaatatgtggaaagtaaaaatcccctacgattacaactttctgtttcttacattggtctgctacctctctacagatttgctcctccgattctctctgcctattgggcggtctataatacaaccctattcgtGTGGTCGCACcgttcccgttcctcagctccacccatacggCCTCTGTAGACGAACCCTCCGGGCAGTCCCGTccacgcacagctgtgatattctccctgactggtaatgccacttctccccctttcatccctcccccctatcatgtctgaaacaatggaaacccggaacatgaagctgccagtcctgcccctcctgcaaaccaagtcttactaatagcaataatgtcgaaatcatcatgtgccaatccacgccctaaactcatctgccttacctacaatactccttgcatggaaatagatgcacctgagaacatttctatcacgtacaaacctttgatatctgtctatacaagcagtcctcgcatgacccttatcctcctccacctcactatctgctctaacactctggttcccctccctgtgcaatctagtttaaaacccccagagcagaacttgctaacctgccggcaaggatgttagtccccctccagttcaggtgcaaactgtccaattcgaactggtcccacctcccctggaagaaagcccaattgtccagaaacatgaaccccaccctcatgcaccatcccctcagccacgtatttagctgcattatcttcctatttctagcctcactagcacgtggcacgggtagcaatcctcctgtagcatctctcttccccattacctatcctcttgtgggatctctcttccccaagcCCCTTCCTCCCGAGGGagctctcttcccaatcccctacatcaggtgggatcactcttcccatcCCACTTCATCCCATGGCATCTattttccccatccctcttcctcctatgggatctctcctactcatcccATAACCTCCTAtctcatctctcttccccatgccccatcatcctgtgggatctctattccccattccccttccttccgtgggatttctcttcccgatccactttcctcctgtgggatctctcttccccatcccccttccacctgtgggatgtctcttccccaacaTCCTTCCTCCCGTTGGATCTGTCTTTCCATCCCCACTCCTCCTGTGCCATCTTTCtagactatccaccttcctcttgtggggcCTCTGTTCCGATCCcccacttcctgtgggatctctcctactcTTCCCCGTtcttcctatgggatctctcctactctttccctttcttcctgtcggatctctcttccccatcccccttctttctgtgggatccctcttccccatcccccatcctcctgtgggatctctcttccccatcccccttcctcctgtgggtcctctgCTCCCATCGCTcactcttcttgtgggatctcccttctgcATCCCCATTCCTGATTTTGGTTCGCTCGTCCATCCGacctcctcctgtgggctctctcttcaccatcccccttcctttatTTGCAGCtgtgttcccattcccctcttcctgtggtATTTGTCtttctcatctcccttcctcctgtgggatctctctcctccatccctgtACTccagtgggaactctcttccccttccctcttcctcctgtgggatctctcttccccatcccccttcctcctgtgagaaatctcttctgaaccctccTTCCTCCGCTGtggactctcttccccatccccactcctccggtgggatcgattattttccccttccccattcaccttcctcctgtgggatctatcttccctttcccccatcttatgtgggatctagcttccccttcccttttcctgcTGTGGGCAATctcttcctcatctcccttcctcccgtgggatctctcttccccatcccccttcctcctgtgggatctatcttccccataccccttcctcctgtaggatctctctgccccatccccctacctcctatGAGATTTTTCTTCCCCAAccgccttcctcctttgggatcactcGTACATCCAACTTCTTCCtatgggatctgtcttccccatcccattcCTCCTAAGGTATTTCTTCTACTCATCTCCCATCCCCCTgaatgatctctcttccccgtccctccTCTTCctattggatctctcttccccatgctccttcctcctgtgggatttatcttccccaccccctttcttcctgGTGGATTTccgttccccttcccccttcctcctgtgggatctctcttccccatccctttagctCGGGTGGGTCTATTTCACTGTGACGCATTGACATTTCTGCATTTCGGTCAGGAACACTTTTCTCTCCATCGGGGAATGGGACAGAATATGTaaagtttacagggtcacacagACATAcaaaattactgacattcggcgAATACCCTGGAGcggggcagtgagggacattgacagtgatgggaactatgatcagtgatttactgaaaagtttaatgtttcctgaaatatccgagtgagagaaattcccccagacccacggtttgaatcactttgttcatcaatctgtctgtttgtgtttagacttgggcggAATGatctgggagattcaggagtgaaactgatgtctgcggctctgaggaacctggagtgtaaaatacagaaactggagtaagtaccagactctgggagattgtgtttacagtcactgagtgtctgacactgaacattaatgcgatcagtaattgtgttactgataaacactggggatttgtactgtctcctgtctctctgtgaccttcaccctcactctctctcatctccaggctgatcgaggttggtctcacagattctggtaccgaggatctcgcctccgctctcagtacaaacctgTCACTGATGGAGCTGAACCTGggtgataataaactgggagattcaggagtgaaactggtgtctgcggctctaaggaacccggagtgtaaaatacagaaactgaagtaagtaccagactgtgggagattgtgtttacagtcactggatgtctgacactgaacattaatgtgatcagtaattgtgttactgttaaacactggggatttgtaccatctcctgtctctctgtgtccttcaccctcactctctctcatctccaggctgtaccGTGTCGGTCTCACAGGTTCTGGTGCCAAGGATCTCGTCTCTGCTCTGAGTATAAACCCATCACTGATGGAGCTGtacctgagtgataataaactgggagattcaggagtgaaactggtgtctgcggctctgaggaacccggagtgtaaaatacagaaactggggtaagtaccagactgtgggagattgtgtttaccgtcactgggtgtctgacactggacATTAATGTGATcggtaattgtgttactgatacacactggggatttgtaacatttcctgtctctctgtgtccttcaccctcactctcgcTCATCTCCAgattgtgggagattgtgtttaccgtcactgggtgtctgacactgaacattaacgtgatcagtaattgtgttactgataaacactggggatttgtaccgtctcctgtctctctgtgtccttcaccctcactctctttcatctccaggctggagaaggtcggtctcacagattctggtgccgaggatctcgtctccgctctcagtacaaacccatcactgacggagctgaacctgagttgtaatgaactgggagattcaggagtaaaactggtgtctgcggctctgtggaacctggagtgtaaaatacagaaactggagtaagtaccagactgtgggagattgtgtttacagtcactgggtgtctgacactgaacattaatgtgatcagtaattgtgttactgataaacactggggatttgtaccgtctcctgtctctctgtgtccttcaccctcactctctctcatctccaggctcagggatgtcggtctcacagaatctggtgccgaggatctcgcctccgctctcagcaCAAACctatcactgacggagctgtacCTGAGTAATAATAAACTGGgaaattcaggagtgaaactggtgtgtgcggctctgaggaactcggagtgtaaaatacagaaactggggtaagtaccagactgtgggagattgtgtttacagtcactgggtgtctgacactgaacattaatgtgatcagtaattgtgttactgataaacactggggatttgtactatctcctgtctctctgtgtccttcaccctcactctctctcatctccaggctgaggggtgtcggtctcacagattctggtgccgcgTATCTCGTCTccactctcagtacaaacccatcactgaaggTGCTGTACCTGGGATCAAACCCGCTGACAGACGGATCTGTCCCCACTCTCCGccacctcatactgaccctcccgagtctggaggaGATCCTGTGAGTGTTTGCGTTAATGTTcagtgtgataaaatatcagcagatccgcgggttttctggtgatatttgtctgtgtgtgttgttgaaacattaaccccagtcccctgttactgacactgttgtgtaatctgtttatttcatctttattcttccatctgtttcaggctgtgggagaatcggttcagtgagaccggggaGAAGGCACTGGGATCTCTGCGGGGattcagacccggactgagagtatGGAccttgtgaacatctgaatgtgtgaacatccccgcccgcagGATGGGGACATTTTGGCTGATTCCCCCGGCCttccctttaactcccgccctgACCTTTAATGGCCATGTGCCAGGGgtgattcccaacggttttaatGGAACCGGCTCAGGTCTCGCGCTGTGTGTCGCTCGGAGCGGTCCCACAGTGACGTGTTTCTGCCTGTTGTCCAGCGGGACAGCTTCCGCCAGATGTGCGTGTTCGAGACTCCCCACGTGACACCCCGGAGGATTACACAGTCAGGAAGAGCCcgggggccggggctcagtctggggcaccggtgtcccggggtgggattaTTCTGGGAGAGAATCCTtctgctccctttgctgaggatgGTGCATTCagcagcctggccgatataatgatgttaaatggacaaatccctcggcagtgaccctggatctgcagcgatcccggacacgaccctgaagtgtgattttataatcatcggttccccgatgaaGAGTGacagtgagaaacgggactgattattcaaccggtcactcgttgtcgccggtcagttaattgtgtgtgactgtgagtgaatcaatttacatttgtcatgatggaATCAATAAACTACTGTAACTTCCCGTCTTGGTGTTGGACTTTGGTCTCATTAGAGGAGAAACAGTGACCTGGGGTTACTGCTGCCCCCCGCACCCGATGAACTGAAataatacatggtaaatggtagggcattggggaatgcagtagaacagactgATCtaggtgaagaaagcttttggtatgctggcctttataaatcagagcattgagtataggagttgggatgtaatgttaaaattgtacgaggcattggtaaggccaaatttggagtattgtgtacagttctggtcaccgaattataggaaagatgtcaataaaatagagagagtacagagaagatttactagaatgttacctgggtttcagcaccgaagttacagggaaaggttgaacaagttaggtctttattctttggagcgtagaaggttgaggggggactaaatagaggtatttaaaattatgagggggatagatagagttgccgTGGTTAggatgtttccattgagagtaggagagattcaaacgagaggacatgagttgggagttagggggcaaaagtttaagggtaacacgagggggaacttctttactcagagagtggtagctgtgtggaactagcttccagtagaagtggcagaggaaggtttgattttgtcatttaaaaaaaaattggataggtatatggacaggaaaggaatggatggtgatggggtgagtgcaggtcggtgagaCATGGTAGAGAGTGAACGTCTAGCACGGacgagaagggccaagatggcttgTCCCATCAGACTCTCCCGGGGTCGGACCGAGAATGcatgtccctccacactgtcccatcacacactcccggggtcagacacagagtgaatctccctcagcattCTACCAGCACACACTCATGGGGTCAGAGACAGTATGAAGCTACGTTCAcatcgtcccattacacacacccagGGTAGGACTCAGAGAGAAGTTCCCATCACTTCTACCAAtggacactcccggggtcagacacagtttgAATatccctcgacactgtcccatcacacacgcttggggtcagacgcagagtgaagctcccaccacaccttcccataacacactcccggggtcagacacagtgtgaatctcccaccacaccgtcctatcacacactcccagggtcagagacagtatgaagctacctccacatcgtcccattacacacacctggggtcagactcagagagtAGTTCCCTCCACTTCTCCCAttagacactcccggggtcacacacagagtgaatcaacctcctccctgtcccatcac contains:
- the LOC140723060 gene encoding NACHT, LRR and PYD domains-containing protein 3-like isoform X1, which translates into the protein MGQGSSRGGAPETSTSGKDTEPVTHPHWDRVVTEPGADVQEPVTQPHWDRVVSEPGAAVHEVLLRKSPSVALLREAALSRGAALSREAALLREVRFFGSSLFGEEAEGRDHTTFGEDPRVITELLAMCNDFQLLYLTNFYRDRLEQAMEGGVHRVTWALMAENQFSGEEHRKISDLADKGEWADSSKLLLCLVMEKGSRAPRVMWETFVKMRIEVPDLDKILKEIQIYGCDPSHRLIPAQLLLKFLSELKDVQQKHKETLRAQTETLRVNTILMTEKVKVFQLVDRYAELTVISTVRDRKLVERELLARGRVHEEWRERNLSGLLQKLRTDQLFQSSFSQSKSESGSSAAVAGVPGIGKTTMVQKIVYDWATGKIYQQFQFVFSFKFRDLNTINCRTNLKELILDQYPYFGNILREVWKNPEGLLFIFDGLDEFNDTIDFSDSRRDTEPQSTCTDPEFKCKVSDIVYSLIQHKLLPGCSVLVTTRPTALHLLEKAEISVWVEIMGFVGEERKEYFFRHFEDQTVAEAVFKHVKENEILYTMSYNPSYCWILALTLGPFFTQRVRDPQRVPKTITQLYSYYIYNILKNHGREIENPRDVLLRVGQMAFRGVSERKIVFTDGDLIKFNLQPSQFLSGFLLELLEREDSARSVVYTFPHLTIQEFVAAVAQFLIPDGRDITKLLTEAHCVKDGRFEVFLCFVAGLSSPMTTRGLEEFLGPFPHQTTCRVIDWVKEEVKRWSGNTESEAGKRSLLNTMHYLFESQNRVLAQETLGSVETLSFSGRTLTLIDCAVLSHVIGLCDTIKHLDLENCHIQCEGIQRLGPGLHKCQELRLGRNDLGDSGVKLMSAALRNLECKIQKLELIEVGLTDSGTEDLASALSTNLSLMELNLGDNKLGDSGVKLVSAALRNPECKIQKLKLYRVGLTGSGAKDLVSALSINPSLMELYLSDNKLGDSGVKLVSAALRNPECKIQKLGLEKVGLTDSGAEDLVSALSTNPSLTELNLSCNELGDSGVKLVSAALWNLECKIQKLELRDVGLTESGAEDLASALSTNLSLTELYLSNNKLGNSGVKLVCAALRNSECKIQKLGLRGVGLTDSGAAYLVSTLSTNPSLKVLYLGSNPLTDGSVPTLRHLILTLPSLEEILLWENRFSETGEKALGSLRGFRPGLRVWTL
- the LOC140723060 gene encoding NACHT, LRR and PYD domains-containing protein 3-like isoform X3, whose amino-acid sequence is MGQGSSRGGAPETSTSGKDTEPVTHPHWDRVVTEPGADVQEPVTQPHWDRVVSEPGAAVHEVLLRKSPSVALLREAALSRGAALSREAALLREVRFFGSSLFGEEAEGRDHTTFGEDPRVITELLAMCNDFQLLYLTNFYRDRLEQAMEGGVHRVTWALMAENQFSGEEHRKISDLADKGEWADSSKLLLCLVMEKGSRAPRVMWETFVKMRIEVPDLDKILKEIQIYGCDPSHRLIPAQLLLKFLSELKDVQQKHKETLRAQTETLRVNTILMTEKVKVFQLVDRYAELTVISTVRDRKLVERELLARGRVHEEWRERNLSGLLQKLRTDQLFQSSFSQSKSESGSSAAVAGVPGIGKTTMVQKIVYDWATGKIYQQFQFVFSFKFRDLNTINCRTNLKELILDQYPYFGNILREVWKNPEGLLFIFDGLDEFNDTIDFSDSRRDTEPQSTCTDPEFKCKVSDIVYSLIQHKLLPGCSVLVTTRPTALHLLEKAEISVWVEIMGFVGEERKEYFFRHFEDQTVAEAVFKHVKENEILYTMSYNPSYCWILALTLGPFFTQRVRDPQRVPKTITQLYSYYIYNILKNHGREIENPRDVLLRVGQMAFRGVSERKIVFTDGDLIKFNLQPSQFLSGFLLELLEREDSARSVVYTFPHLTIQEFVAAVAQFLIPDGRDITKLLTEAHCVKDGRFEVFLCFVAGLSSPMTTRGLEEFLGPFPHQTTCRVIDWVKEEVKRWSGNTESEAGKRSLLNTMHYLFESQNRVLAQETLGSVETLSFSGRTLTLIDCAVLSHVIGLCDTIKHLDLENCHIQCEGIQRLGPGLHKCQELRLGRNDLGDSGVKLMSAALRNLECKIQKLELIEVGLTDSGTEDLASALSTNLSLMELNLGDNKLGDSGVKLVSAALRNPECKIQKLKLYRVGLTGSGAKDLVSALSINPSLMELYLSDNKLGDSGVKLVSAALRNPECKIQKLGLEKVGLTDSGAEDLVSALSTNPSLTELNLSCNELGDSGVKLVSAALWNLECKIQKLELRDVGLTESGAEDLASALSTNLSLTELYLSNNKLGNSGVKLVCAALRNSECKIQKLGLWENRFSETGEKALGSLRGFRPGLRVWTL
- the LOC140723060 gene encoding NACHT, LRR and PYD domains-containing protein 3-like isoform X2 — encoded protein: MGQGSSRGGAPETSTSGKDTEPVTHPHWDRVVTEPGADVQEPVTQPHWDRVVSEPGAAVHEVLLRKSPSVALLREAALSRGAALSREAALLREVRFFGSSLFGEEAEGRDHTTFGEDPRVITELLAMCNDFQLLYLTNFYRDRLEQAMEGGVHRVTWALMAENQFSGEEHRKISDLADKGEWADSSKLLLCLVMEKGSRAPRVMWETFVKMRIEVPDLDKILKEIQIYDVQQKHKETLRAQTETLRVNTILMTEKVKVFQLVDRYAELTVISTVRDRKLVERELLARGRVHEEWRERNLSGLLQKLRTDQLFQSSFSQSKSESGSSAAVAGVPGIGKTTMVQKIVYDWATGKIYQQFQFVFSFKFRDLNTINCRTNLKELILDQYPYFGNILREVWKNPEGLLFIFDGLDEFNDTIDFSDSRRDTEPQSTCTDPEFKCKVSDIVYSLIQHKLLPGCSVLVTTRPTALHLLEKAEISVWVEIMGFVGEERKEYFFRHFEDQTVAEAVFKHVKENEILYTMSYNPSYCWILALTLGPFFTQRVRDPQRVPKTITQLYSYYIYNILKNHGREIENPRDVLLRVGQMAFRGVSERKIVFTDGDLIKFNLQPSQFLSGFLLELLEREDSARSVVYTFPHLTIQEFVAAVAQFLIPDGRDITKLLTEAHCVKDGRFEVFLCFVAGLSSPMTTRGLEEFLGPFPHQTTCRVIDWVKEEVKRWSGNTESEAGKRSLLNTMHYLFESQNRVLAQETLGSVETLSFSGRTLTLIDCAVLSHVIGLCDTIKHLDLENCHIQCEGIQRLGPGLHKCQELRLGRNDLGDSGVKLMSAALRNLECKIQKLELIEVGLTDSGTEDLASALSTNLSLMELNLGDNKLGDSGVKLVSAALRNPECKIQKLKLYRVGLTGSGAKDLVSALSINPSLMELYLSDNKLGDSGVKLVSAALRNPECKIQKLGLEKVGLTDSGAEDLVSALSTNPSLTELNLSCNELGDSGVKLVSAALWNLECKIQKLELRDVGLTESGAEDLASALSTNLSLTELYLSNNKLGNSGVKLVCAALRNSECKIQKLGLRGVGLTDSGAAYLVSTLSTNPSLKVLYLGSNPLTDGSVPTLRHLILTLPSLEEILLWENRFSETGEKALGSLRGFRPGLRVWTL